ACATGTGACTTAGTGGTAGATTTAAAGATTATAAAATGGATTTTACAATTGTTGGAAGACCTTTTCCTATTTGATAAATGACGGATAAGATATTCTAAAGTGTAGTTGTACAAGTTAGAGGTAAGCCACTTCAAAATAAGGAATAAATTAGGTACTATCTACTATGGTCAACTTTGATAAGATGATAATCTCACATTATTCCTCTTTAAACATGTCCTAATCATTCCTAGGCATAATCAAAATTTGAAGCTTATGCGATCACGATTATAGTCTTTTAAAGAGAGACGATAAAGGATATTTATGATATTTCGAATGTGATCAGACAACCAAAAATCAAACAATAACAAAGCTATTATGATTTCCAACACCCAGTGCAATATGAAAGAGTGCTTTAGAATTCCTTAGAGGTCGTTTTGTAGCTGGTTAGGAGAAAAGTTATCCAATATTGGGGGCATCATAACTTATATAATATTTGGTAGCCATTAATTATTTTGTACAAAATTCACCATAGCTAATACCATGTTTGGTTGTCATTTTACAATTCTACATAAATAATAGATGTATAAGTTATGAGCCAATTTGTGTATTATTTTTTGCGGGGTAGAAGATGTAataactaatacatgtattagTAATACATCGATAACATATTGAAATGACAAATCTACCCATATCATTTTACACATAAAGGCTTCCTTCTATAGATTGATATGTATCAAACCCTTTTGAGAACAAGCATGGAGATACTGATGCCTCACTGCTAGTCTCTTCCTCTTCTCAATCTATTATAGACAAAATAAGTAAATAAGTATTTTactttaaaatttatataatgtATATCAATTTCTAATCCAACAAAgcaaatattcaaaaaaaaaatctcaacGCAACTAatttatgtataactaatacctgcataactaatacatgcATAACTCTAACTggcaaccaaacgaccccttagatcATAAAGTAAAGGTACGTAAGAGAGAGAAGATCTCAACTTACCTAGCCTTAGACCTATTTTTAttgcaaaaaaatataaaaattgctATTGCGACTATACCTCCTGCTTTGTCATGTATACTACGAAGAATGACATGGATCAGTATCATTTTTGATACTAAATTAATAACTTgtatatatttaatatttaacCCGTAAGACACACTAGCTCTGCCCCTACTAATCAATATTGTGACTACATGTGagttctttccttatttgtttcaaTATATTCAACATAATCTCAGCGACAATGATTAACAATGGAAAACTGTAAAATTCTGCACACTTAGCTCATATTCAGCTCAAGCTTTCTACTCTACATTAATAGAGATGtagagaataagaagaagaagagctTCTGTGAAGCTTCGAGAACACaacagaaaatgaaaatgaatgaGCTTAACTTCTCATTGATTTAATCCTCTATTTATACAAGCAGCTAACTCCTACATCTAACTGACAGCTCATTGATAGCTGTCCAAATTACCACTAACTAACTAAGTACCCTTCCAATAATTAGTTACATAACTAACTCTAGTTTAACTCCTAACTGCTTCTACTTAACCTTGATTCCCAGAACAGCTTCAAGTTTTCCCATCTCGAACACTCTCCCTTAAGCTGGTAGGTGCAAAAATATTGAGCACTCCCAGCTTGGACATCAAGTACTCATGCTGCAACCTCAGTAGCCCCTTTGTCAAGATATCTGCTTGTTGATCTTTTGAACTCATATGCATTATTTTCACCAGTCCTTGTTGTAGCTTTTCCCTGATAAAGTAACAATCTATTTCAATATATTTCGTTCTTTCATGATATATTAGATTTGCAGTAAATTGCAGAGCTGCCTTATTATCACAGAACAATTCAACTGGAAGCTTCGCTTCTGCACCAAGCTCTTTAAACAAGCCTGTCAACCAAATAAGTTCCGCTATTGTCCAAGCCATGCtcatgtattctgcttctgcagaGCTTCTTGAAACTATATTTTGCTTCTTAGACTTCTAGGATATAAGAGAATTGCCATGCTTAACAAGAAACCCTGTGACTGATCTTCTTGTGTTAGGACATGAAGCCCAATCAGCATCACAATATGCACTTAGTGTATTGCTCCTTTGACTGCTCATGAGGATTCCCAAGCCTGGTTCCTTCTTGACATATCTGACCACTCTCAATGTTGCTTCCCAGTGACTTCTTTTGGGTTGTTGCATGAATTGACTAAGTTTTTGGACTGCAAAGGATATGTCTGGTCTTGTCAATGTTAAGCATAACAACTTCCCAATCAGTCTTTGATACTTGCCCCTGTCCTCTAGTTGCTCATAACCTTCTAAGCCTGCAATATCATCCAACTCTTTGAGAGTATACTTATAGTTATATTCTAATGGGGTAAAAGCTGGTTTAGAGGCACTTAGCCCCATCTCTTCAATGAGTTCTAGTGAATACTTCCTTTGATTCACCAAAATGCCTCTCTTTGACCTGCTGAACTCCATCCCCAAAAAATACCTCAACTCACCAAGGTCTTTCATCTTGAAGGCCTGCTGCAATTTCTGCTTTGTTTCTTCTATCAACTGGAGATTATTCCCAGTGGTTAGCATGTCATCCACGTAAACAAGAATAACAATGATATTGGTTCCTATCTTCTGTGTAAAAAAGAGAGTGATCAAGAGTGCTTTGCATGAATCCCTAAGTTGTAAGTGCTTCTGTGAGTTAAACATTCCATTGTCTACTTGCTTGCTTCAGGCCATATAAGGATTTAACAAGCTGACATACCACTGGAGTCTTCCCCTAGCTTGTAAAACCCTCAGGCAGTTGCATGTAGACCTCATCAGGTAAGTCACCCGGCAAGAAAGCATTGTACATATCTATTTGATGGATGTGCCACCCTTCCATTATAGCTAATGACATGACTGATCTCACAATGACTATTTTCAAAACTGGGGAGAATGTCTCATTGTAATCAAGCCCCTCCTGTTGATTATAGCCTTTAGCTACCAATCGAGCCTTGAACCTTTCAACCTCACCATTAGCTTTGTATTTGACTTTAAACACCCACTTGCAGCTAATAAGGATCTTCCCATCAGGTAAGGAAACCAACTTCCAGGTGTGGTTATCTTCCAAAGCTTAAATTTCAGCTCATATGGCCTCTACCCACCTTGGATCTTTGGAAGCCTCATGAAATGTTTTAGGTTCCACAATTGAAGTGAAAATTGCTATGTAGTTCTTGTATGATGGCTGTAGAGAAGAGTAATTTACTGAGTGATCAATAAGATAGGGGATGGTTGAAGTAGTGATGGTAGGTGTAGTGATGTAGTCTGATAGCCATCCTGGAGATTTCTTTGTCCTAGTAGACTTTCTGAAATTTTGTAAAGCTTCAGAAGTTGAATTATGGGATAAGTCTTCTTGCTGATCTTCAGAAGCTGCAGGTTGATCTTCATTCTGATGCATCAGTTCATGATGGGAGTGACTTTCATGTTGTTGTTGAGCAACATCTTCATGAGTTTCCTTATGGTGAGCATGTGATTCCTCCTCTTGAATTGTCAAGTCCTCTTCTTGTACTTATGTCAGCTCATTTGCTGTGTAGCCTAGGCTTGGATCACTGTTTGGTTCAACTTCTGAGAACAATGATGAATGTGTAGCTGGCTTGTGCTTGAAAGAAAAAATATGTTCCTTGAAATGAACATCCCTATTTATAAAGAACACACGATTAGTGAGGTCATATAGTATGTACCCTTTGCTGATTGCTGAGTATCCCATCATAACTACTGCAATTGCTCTTGCTGCAAACCTGTCATGGTTATGGACCTTCTTGGAAAAGCAAAGGCATCCTATTACTCTCAAATGATCCAGTTTTGTTTTATCTAGTAAAAACATCATAAGATGACTTCCCTCCTAAAACAACTGATGGCATTTTGTTAATCAAGTATACTGCAGCTAGAACATAGTGTCCCCAAAACTTCAGAGGAATACCTCCTTGAAACTTGACTAATCTTGTTATTTCTAGAATGTGTCTGTGTTTTCTCTCAGCAATCCCATTCTGCTGAGAAGTATAAACACATGTTCTCTGATGTATTATCCATAAAGATTGAAATAAATGGAAACAATTGGTGTTGATGAACTCTCCACCATTATCAGATCTTAATATCTTGATTGTTTTCCCAAATTGAGTTTTAACCAATGAAAAGAAATTCCTCAGCATCACAATTACATCACTTTTAAGTTTGAGTAAAACAACCAAGTAGTTCTCGAACAATCACCCACAATAGTCAGAAATATTTTATTTCCATCAACTGTAGGTACATTGTAAGGTCCCCACACATCAACGTGtaacaactcaaaaatatcagaAGACCTACTTGTACTGTTGTGAAATGGTAGTCTAGTATGCCTTGCTAAAGGGCAGATTGTACAGCTATCTATTGCTACTTTACATTCTTCTTGTCCCAGACCTAAGATCTGCTTTATGGCTACTGCTGATGCATGCCCAAGCCTTCTGTGCCACAATCCAATATTTAAATTCTCCTTTATTCCAGTCAATCCTCTTGCTATagtgttgttgttattgatagATTTTTGAAGGAACAGATAAAGTCCTTCACTTTCTCTACCAATCCCCTTCACCATTCCACTGTAGAGGTCCTGGAATATACAGAAATGTGGAAAGAATCATACTGAGCATTGCAGCTTGGTAATTTAGAGACTGACAGAAGATTATACCTAAATTCTGGTATATACAGGACATCATCTATTTTAATGTTTATCAGCCAATCTACAGGATCCAAGATGTGTCACAACTGTAGTCTCATCATTTGGCAAATATAtcctttttctttcattcttatCACTTTTCCTTTTTGTACTCAACATGTTTAAGTCAGCTACCATATGATTTGTGGCTCCAGAATCAACAATCCAATATTTTATGTGTGCATCTGCTAGAAAAGCATTAATAGTACCAGCCATGTTGGCCATTCCaactgaatttgaactttcacatATGCCATCCTTGCTGAGCAGCTTCAGTATTTGATTATATTGTTCTTGTGTGAAGTACGGTCTTTAGATCCCATATGTGGTGTTGAGTTTGTCTGCTCCTCAATCAGTATTTTCCAATGCATCATGCCTTCCTTGATCCTCCACTACAGCATTCTGAGCAGCTCCAACACCAGGCTTCTTTCTATACTTAAAGTCAGCAAGATATACTATCAACTTGTAGCATCCTTCACGAGTGTGCCCTTTGAGTTTGCAATAATCACAGTACAAGTAGTAGTTCTTTTTCCCTTTCTGAGCAGGATTATTGGCCCTTGTTGTCATGAGTGCTTTCACCTCTCCAGTATCAGCATTTACCATGCTCCTCTGGCTTTCCCTTTCCATCAATATCGAGTAGGTTTTGTTGATTATAGGCACTGACACTATCATTAGAAGCTGGCTCCTTGCCTGTTCATAGGACTCATTGAGTCCTATTAGAAACTGTAACAGCTTCAGCCTCTCCATAGACACTACAAATTCACGTGATTTGGCACAATCACATCCAGGAATTGGAGCTAGCCTGTCAAACTCAACCCACAACAGACGCAACTTTGAGAAATAAGCAGAAATAGAACTGGTTCCCTGAGTTATAGTAGCAATTTccttttgtatttgaaaaatccTAGAGCAATCAATTTTGTTAAATCGTTCCTTCAAATCTCCCCAAACTGAGGAGGCATTTGTCGAGTACACTATTCTACTGTACAGTTCCTTCGACACATAATTCATGATCCACGATAGAATAATAGCATTGCGTCTCCCCAAGAAATCAACTAAATTTGGCCCAAAATCCTCTCTTTTACAGGTGCCGTCTATGAACCCTAGTTTGTTCCTTCCTAGGATTGCAATTCTCATAGCTCGACTCTAAACAAAGTTATTTTTTGGCCCAGTCAATTGAAGAGAAACAAATAATATACCTGAAGTGTTAGTAGAATGCAGGAACAACGGATGATTGTGACTCAACTTTTTCGGCTCAGTATCGTCAACCGCCATATTTTAATTTGTGATTGCTCCGAAGAAAATGAAATTTGAAGAATTGGATCGAAGATACAACTGCACTAACAATCgtgaagctctgataccatgtgaaatTCTGCACACTCAGCTCATATTCAACTCAAGCTTTCTACTCTACATCAATGGAGATGCAGAGAAGAAGAAGAGCTTCTGTGAAGCTTCGAGAACATaacagaaaatgaaaatgaatgaGCTTAATTTCTCATTAATTTAATCCTCTATTTATACAAACAACTAACTCCTACATCTAACTGACAGCTCATTGACAGCTGTCCAAATTACCACTAACTAACTAACTACCCTTCCAATAATTAGTTACATAACTAACTCTAGTTTAACTCCTAACTACTTCTATTTAACCTTGATTCCCAAAACAGCTTCAAGTTATCCCATCTCGAACAAACTACACCAAATTATAGTTTGTTAGATTCAATTAGAACTCGATTATTCAGAATTAGCCAAAGTTTGTTACATTAATTCCCACtaataggggtgtacaaaggaaatcGATAAACTGCACCAAACCGATAATCCaagtcaaatcgagaaaaaaaaacccgactatggtttgatttgatttggtttggtgttagaaaaaaaaacctgaccataattggtttggtctGGTTTTAACTAGAAAAAGTCAAACTAATACCAAACCAGCCTGACATTGCATatatacaagttttaaaaatattttatacataaaaataattattgtaatgtaatttataaatattttttaaactttttcataactcactcttttaatgtattattttaaACTAGGACTTAGAATTTTTGAATGGTCAAATATGTTTTATAGCCTATAaaagttagtaactcaaataaagcccaaagcaaaataaatcaatactaatgctaaaaaaaatcaatcaatactAGGAAGTAGGAATGACAATagtattatatatttattattttagttttgcattggtttagatagtgaaaatgcataacctatttttatcattatttagtcatgtaattaatacttagtacttattttagcatgacttagtaattttagattatgtttattttcattatatcttattaattaacaatatttattttatgcgactTGTTGAGTATTTTAGTATAATCATGACTCATCTcacattattttatattattttcttgaaaaacatcttatatagttttatcctactgtcacgacccgaaattctcaccttcgggaccgtgatgacgcctaacatttcacttgctaggcaagccaacgttagaattattttaatcattttaacaatttattttaattaagtaGTAAAgaaaccaaacaactggaataatGTCTGAATGAAAGTAAACAAACCAAAATGATAACAATGTCTAAAAATCAatccagaactggagtcacaagtgcacgagcttctagaataatacaaacaagggtatgaacaaaataaagttgtctgaaagaaagcacacaactaagataaaatagaagaggacttcagagctgcgaacgctgtgcagctatacctcaagtctcctttgatagatgaatccgagcaaatctacagtacgccgctgggaccaattccggtatctgcacaagaagtacagagtgtagtatgagtacaatcgaccccatgtactctgtaagtgccgaacctaacctcgacgaagtagtgacgaggctaaggcaggccGCTTACATATaactgtacgcaataataataataataataataataataataataataataataataataataataataataacaatagagGTAAAATCGTTAAATCATATCAATAACTGAATTCAATTCAACAGTCATAAACCTTCAAttaatttccgttgcggcgtgcaacccgctccaacaatataaacttagaataaaattcattgcggcgtgcaacccgatcgaacaatataatctttcaatttaattctgttgcggcgtgcaacccgatccaacaatataatctttcaatttaatccgttgcagtgtgcaacccgctccaacaatataaactttcaataaatccgttgcagtgtgcaacccgctccaacaatataaactttcaataaatccgttgcggcgtgcaacccgctccaacaatataaacttaacataaatccgttgcggcgtgcaacctgctccaacaatataaacttaacatAAATCCGTtacggcgtacaacccgctccaacaatataatttaacaattcttaaatgtaaaaatactccaataaatatcacatttaataagaaattattaggcaacaaggcatacaaaaattatgatttatttaggaaacaagtaatgacaagtagcaattaattgtggaaatcatggagaaaataagcaatttaatatttaatatgctaaatgtcaagtagcaattaagacacataattcaaataagcatgtagcaattatagcatgaattcaagacataatattggacaaggaatatgagagaaataattaatataataatcaattcatgatttaaaataatttatgatttttagataaatatacaaacaatcaatttgacgacgtataggcactcgtcacctcgcctatacgtcattacacatgaaattcacttaacaaataattcaagggttttattccctcaagtcaaggttaaccacgacacttacctcgatttgcaaccaactccagattccaataaacctttaccTCGCGAATTGGtgtctgaatgcctcgaatctagtcacaaacaattcaatatactcaatacggaTTATAGAAACCAATTCTATgtgaaaatattaaatttttcgataaaaatctgaaattcactcAATAATCGCCAGGGGAGCCCATGTCTCGGatcccgacaaaagttataaaatatgaaagcCCATtgaaccacgagtccaaccataccaaaattactaaattccgataatatTTCGGCCATTAAATCTTCAAATTTAACCAAGAGCGTTTTTAAAATtctccaacttaaatcaccaatcaaatgctaaaaatagtgatatattcaggtaatttgaccaaaattgagttaagaacacttagcTCGTTACTTCCCTTGAACATCTCCCGAAAATcacctctccccgagctccaaatcggtaaaaatagaATTTTCAGAATTTAAACTCACTGCctaggcttttcttcttcgcgaatgcggaagcttcctcgcgttcgcgaagcacatttttgcgCAGCCTAGAATTTCTCTTACGCGAATGCAAGCCTAGCATAGCGAACGAGATGCTTCACAAGCGGCTCAATCACGAACGCGTCCTCTCcactgcgaacgcgaagaccaaaatcACCCAGGCCGACTTtcccttacgcgaacgcgaggccccAATCGTGAATGCGTAGGCTTGCCCCtcgaaccttcgcgaacgcatgccCTCAGTCGCGAATGCGAAGTACAAAATGGACCAGtccaaatttcctcttcgcgaacgcatgagttcctttgtgttcgcgaagaacaacatcAGTACGAGCAACCAGCGCAGCAACTCAACCAAACTTGGTTCGAAactaccccgaaacacacccgaagcccccggagcctcaactaaatacaccaacaagtcctaaaacatcatacgaacttagtcgaaaccttaaatcacatcaaacaatgctaaaatcacgaatcataccccaattcaagcttaatgaaacttaagaattttgaacttctatattcgatgccgaatcctatcaaatcaagtccgcttgacctcagattttgcatgcaagtcataaatgacataacagacctattcaaattttcagaatcagattctgaccccgatatcaaaaagacaactccccggtcaaacttccaaacttaaatttctattttagccatttcaagcctaatttaactacggacttccaaataattttccggatatgctcctaagtccaaaattaccatacaaagctattagaatcattagaacactgatccgggtccgtttgatCAAAATATTGACAGAagtcaacttaagtgagttttaaagcactatttcacattttaattaatttttcacataagaacTTTTCGGAAAAATATACGGATTGTGCATACAAGTCGAGGAATGTTGAAATGTGCTATTCGAAGAATCAGAACACATAAatgaatattaaaaattaaagatgatatattgggtcatcacacctgCTAGGACCTAAGAAATATTATAGCACACATTatatattttatgctatgaagattttctcggaaaaaatctgaaaaacccgagaaaaatcgagattgaaagacccgacttttgttggtttggtttggtttatagatttaaaaattcgagacaattggtttgatttggtaattaaaaaattcgaaccaaTCCGGCATATGTACACCCCTACCCACTAAGATGGTGAAGAAATTGACTTTCACCAATTTTTAAGAGACATGGGATGGACTCAATGCTATAACTAATTCCTTTTCACTCGATATTTAGAGAGTTTATGCTCAAACCGTCACTCTAGCAAGATTCATAATTAAGCGAAAGAAAATTAAACTAATATGTGTATGTTCGAAAGAatccaaaaaagaaaaggtaTCCCAATAGAAATTAAAACTTTGAATTAGAAAAGGATTTGGCTACCTTTAACATGTCAATGTTGATTCCCATCAAAGTTAAATTATTGCAAGGACTGTATTCTTATTGTATATGCTGCTGGGTTTTTTAAAATTTGCTTGAAACAAGAACAAATTTGCTTGAAACAAGAACATATATATCACTGGTAAGTGGTAACATGTATAAACTTTGACATATATTACCAGCAAATCTTCAAATTCAATAAATTAGATCATTGGCATTAGAATATGCACATGACTTTATAAACGTAAAGAAATTTTGTGCCTATATTCATGTGGCAAGTTGAACCTTAAAAGAACTACATATGCGGTGAAGAAGTTAGGAATTTTCCCAAGggtattcaaatttgaaagaagtgaaaatatattcccgacaaaggatgttcaatatgtgttatatacctctaaaacgtaatattttacctatatacacaatgtaatttttcgacgaaagGTGATCAGTTTACCACCTTTGTGACCATTTCGCCACTATACATATGTATCACATGGAAAAACTATCACAACCCAACTCCATGTCAGGCCGTGATGGCATCCAGCACCGTTGCTGGACAAGCCAATAGTGTACAACTTAGTGATTtcccatttttttttgtttattaagcaattccaacatttagctttactacatttaaagcatttgataaataaaggatttttaaggcaaacaaaCGAAAACATTTAAAAACAGTTATAactattgaattacaacccaaaaataaagTCTACTAATACGTGTCAAGATCTgatgtcacaagtgtgtgggcaactagtagaatatacaaaagatgactatcctaTTGTCTAAAACAGAATAGacagataaaaaaaaagaaaaactccggcatgctgctgaacggataagaaggggcagctcaccgtgaagtctcggtcCAAGATCAGGTATGCGTGCCgggcgggtaactagatgcaccagcctcagatcctgtacaattaagtacagaagtatagtatgagtacataaacaatatatacccagtaagtatcccgcctaacctcgaagaagtagtgacgaggggtcgacttgacacttactaggctaataataatatagttaaagtactatgctaagcatggatatcatgaatgATACTGTCAGTTCAACAACAGGAAGtgataagtccttctttcataattataacataaatttcAGTAATACTATTTAGCAGCTttcatttcaaggcatttaaacAGAATAAATCATGGAGAATTTCTAAATAATTAGCATgcgcaattatgccgaggtcgtacggcccgatccaacaaaaatatttaaactatgcactgTCGGAGGGTCAAACGgagcgaaccatagatgtatctatttactaccgaggcgctctgcccgatccacaaataacaaatattttcaagaaaacacaagtttctcatttacagtcaagtatgtcatacaaaccttcaagtaagtgaattcaACCTTAtaaaattcttttatcaatttctatcatgactaagtgattatattagcaactAAGGacacaaacattccaagtatagcatgatacgggtcctaaaccacccggacaatagcataatagtagctacgtatggactctcgtcacctcgtacgtacgtagcccccacaattaggtacaaacatttatttaattcacctatgaggttaataccctcttacaaggttagaaaggagacttacttcgtctcaaagcctacttcccaattcaagaacgcactcaaacctccaaatttgacgccAAACAACTCAAAACTAGtaaaacattacataaactaatcaatctatgctcgAAAGTTCATAATTTCACCATTTAAGAGATTACTcaacctaaattgcaagattcctaaaatttactcCCGGGCCCTTGTGCCCGTATTCCGGAACgttttaaagaaagttgttacccataaccttagggaCATAAAtgtatgatttttactaaatttcataacgaatttcgtggttaaatctcattttttttaatcaaaaacctaggttttcatctaaacccataattttcactaatttacatgttataacctacccataaatcatgtatttaactcacatttgataaaaattacttacctcaactagttgatggaaatcccctctctaaccagctccaaaatcgcccccaagAAGAGTAAGAAGTGAGCAAAAGTGCTCAAACCCTGATTTAAAACATCACTGCCCTTAGcgattttcgcacttgcggttcAATTGGCGCACCTGCGattccgcttctgtggacaaACTCACGCAGGTGCGGACCAAAGCCAGGCTACCTCATCTCGCTTCTGCGCCCAGATGATCACACCTGCGGCTACGC
The nucleotide sequence above comes from Nicotiana tabacum cultivar K326 chromosome 12, ASM71507v2, whole genome shotgun sequence. Encoded proteins:
- the LOC142167376 gene encoding uncharacterized protein LOC142167376, with the protein product MRIAILGRNKLGFIDGTCKREDFGPNLVDFLGRRNAIILSWIMNYVSKELYSRIVYSTNASSVWGDLKERFNKIDCSRIFQIQKEIATITQGTSSISAYFSKLRLLWVEFDRLAPIPGCDCAKSREFVVSMERLKLLQFLIGLNESYEQARSQLLMIVSVPIINKTYSILMERESQRSMVNADTGEVKALMTTRANNPAQKGKKNYYLYCDYCKLKGHTREGCYKLIVYLADFKYRKKPGVGAAQNAVVEDQGRHDALENTD